The Rosa rugosa chromosome 3, drRosRugo1.1, whole genome shotgun sequence sequence TAGGTGCCATTGCTGCAAGCAAATTGACAGTAGCTAGTATTGATCTTCTCCTCGTCTCTGAATACAAGCTCCTTTCTATGGGGCAGGACTTAATGCTTTTGTGACAGAGAGAGTAGGGACCAACACTtctatatatattggttatgttcctaagaatcctcccataaagatgTTTCTTAGAAACCAAGTCACCAacaactagaaaacctaatgcAACACTAAATCGGATTACAATGTAAACCAactaatggattcctaaccaaTGAGCTGATATAATTGTCTCAATAGGTTTCTAGGTATTGTACTTAGCTTACAACTCCTATTAATGAATCAAGTTATAATCCAATTTGCATTCTGCATAATAGATGATGATAGGTCCATTTAGTTCTAACAGTAAATTCTAATTTGTCTTAACTTTTTCCTTTATAAATTCTACCACTTCACCGTTGTTTATAAATCTGGATTAAGCTGTGTTTAGTGGCTCGTTACTGAATGCTTGGTAGTTGCCTATCAGCCTCTTCGCAACAACTTAAATAGTTCTGTTGGAAACTACTGAACGGTACCAAGTGTTTGCTAGCTAGCCACAACAAAAGTTCAGTGGCCAACCAGCAAACTTGCCAAACAGTTTTTGAATTCTACAGGTATAAGGGGAAGTTTTGGGAAATTAAGTGGTGGGGGATCTAGGGAGAAAATCGAAAGGTGCATTTTCAGTTTCCCTTCAAACTTATTTGATTGACATTTCATGGTTTATGTTGCAGGTGCTAATGCAGTTGAGTTCATCATCAACCATGCTGAAGTTCCAATAGCTCTTGTTCAAGAGAACAAAATCCCTGCTGTGAGTTATTTTCCAAACTCTTATCTCATTATCATAACTGGATAtatatttgaactttgaagccaCTGATGTTTTATATTTTGGTACTAGAACATTCATAATCCAATTTTGTAGTAAACATGGTAGAATTACAAAGTCCAACTTGCCTTGTGTGCTTGATGGTTAATCTTATTTCCTTTCCTAATATGCACTCCGtttatataaaatttatttCCCTCTCCTTTTCTTGCTTTCTAAGATCCTTATGTGGTAGTTCTTTCTGCAGATTATATCATGCCTTCCAAACTGTTCTACGCCTTTAAAAAGTAGGTCATATACTATTTCATTAAATACTTCAAATTTGAGGTCCAAGTTGTTTGGATTGTATCTAAGGTATACATCTGCGTTGTTCAGCAATTGTCAGCTTCACAAATGTTCACAAATGTTTCTAGCACTCAAAAGATGGAAGCAGAAGAACTGGGGGTATCTTGCTTTTCGTGGGAGGAATTCTTTCAGTTGGTAACTTCTCAACACTGTTTTCTCATATAAGTTCTTGCTTTTAGTAAGGGATTGGTCATTaactttcaacaatataaaatcaTCTattatctttcattttctcaGGGAAATTCAGATTATGAACTACCTCTAAAACAGAGGACTGCTGTTTGCACAATAATGTGTAGAAGTGGAACGACTAGAGAACCAAAAGGCGTAATCGTTACTAATGCAGCATTAATGTCAGAAGTATTGTCAACAGACCATATACTTTTCCTAAAAGATAGAATGGTAAATAACTTCACACAGTTAACATCTTCAATTTTTTAGCTTTTTAATATATTCTATCTTGATGGTTCTGAATTAATGCTTATTCTGCCtccctaaaaaaaaagaaaaaaagaaaagaaaatgcagaATAGCTTCTGTAACTTGTCATGAGTTGTTTGGGGTGATTAATTTTCACCAGGTCCTGTACCTATGTTTGGTCTATTGCACATTTTGGAAGCATAAATGTACCTCGTTTATATGTCAGAGGCAAATAAACTTGCAGAGAACATGTTTTGGTCATGGAGATTTAGTGATTTTTTCACTGAAAAGCCCAATACAAAGGCcatttttgttttggattttgtAGCATTATCAATATGAAATTATTTCCTCATTCTTAAATTAAAATAGCGATCCTTATTCTGTCTCCATACATATATGCGGTGCCTGTTTAAAATGCTATTTATGCCGTGACAAAAGTTTAAATCATGTGGATGCAATCCAATTTAGCGAGCAGTTATAGTTTATTGTAACATCTTCAAGATGTGTTGCTATTGCCAAGACATGATTAATAAAAGTTGGGGTTGTATCGTAACCCTCAACTAGGGGAAATTTATACTTTCATTTTGACAGAAGTTGGATCCATATTAGATCAAATTATGCTGAAAGCTTAGTGGTTGGCCATCAAATTACAGATTTTCTACCAACTAATTAAACTGAGGTTACTTATACAATTTTGAGTATAGTCATCCTCTGAAAGGTGCTTACTTGCAGATTTATTTTATAGTTCATATTTTTTCCAAAATAACTCTGTTGAATTATGATCAATAGACGGTTAAGGATTATATTTTTCATGAAGTTTAGTTACTGAACTCAATTAACAATTTGACATCTCCCTGAAGGCAATAATATTGACTACTGACATAAAATAAATTCTATTACAGTGTACAAAGGAAGATTCATATTTTTCGTTTCTCCCGTTGGCCCATATATATGATCAAATAATCGAGAGCTATTGCATCTACAAGGGATCTTCGATCAATGGGCTTATGGCGAGGCGTAAGTTCATGTCCTTCTTGCTGTTCTTTTTCTTTAGTTTCCTTATTAAACTTGATTGGTATTCTCTTCCTTACTTACCAACTTCAACATCTGTCCAATGTGATTGCCATTGGACTTGCAGGATGCCAGGTTTTTACTGGACGACATTCAGGAACTAAAGCCTACTATGTTTTGTGGGGTTCCTCGAGTTTATGATCGTATATACACTGGTAAAACAGATTCATCAATTTGAACTGTTCACATGTATGTGCTCCATGTACATTTTGGATGAGCTCAATAGTAAGGGTTAGAAACAGCAAGTATGTGCTCCATCTCTGTTTCATGCTATGTTGCTTAAGTTTATTCATCTGACTTAAAAGACATTTATGTTGCAGCTTCGAGGGTTTGAGTTGTTAAAAGCAGTTCATTTGGAACCAAACCCCTTTGACATAGAGAGGGATCTCATGACTCCCAACTTTCAAACTGAAAAGACCGCAATTACTCAAATATTACAAGGTATGATTTCTACTTGGATAAGAAAAGGTTGGAACTTTGATAAGTTAATCCTAAATATGTATGTAGAATTATATCATCTGCAGGAGCGGGTTGATAAACTTTATAATGAAGCAAAGGGTGGAAAAGTATAAGAACAGAACTGTAAGCAAGTATTGGATAAATCTAGCTACATCACTTTCACAAAATTTCGATTGCCTGCTCTCTCGTTGATGAAAAACTACATATGACTAAAAGAATATCTAGCCGGGATTTACCCATATTGACCTTTGTTCTAAGTTTGTGTATAAATAAGTAAAGATCATATGAAATTTTCATATTTATTCTTTCATCCAAGATAAAATATTTCATGTTTATTCTAGAATTCGTGTTGGCCCCAAATGTCGTGCTTTCATTTAACGAAGAGGTGCAACAGTCAGTTGATCAGTTCGGATGATGAAATTAGTGTGCTACTCACTCATGAAGCGATTAAAACGACGTGTGAAAGACCAACACTTTTCTAAGGTTGAAATTAACAATAGACTTGACGACTGTGAACTTAATTTTCTAAAAGTATGGCATAAGTAATCAACAATAaagtttgttttttaatttcaaagggagaattccacaaatgatcactcaactatgactcattcgatactttggtcactgaagtttcaaatatatcactttggtcactcaactattacactgtcaatcacttaagtcacccaaagagtattttttataattttttttaatgaaaaaaattaacaaagtgacttaagtgattgacaatgtaatagttgagtgaccaaagtgatatatttgaaacttcagtgaccaaagtgtcgaatgagtcatagttgagtgatcatttgtgaaattttcccaatttcaaaatcaataacTGAGCAAGTAATTTAAATCCACACCAAATTAAAATTAGGttagaaataataaaaaataaatgtacTTGTATCATGTTTTTGGAGACATTATTAACTAGTTtcttgaaaaagaagaaaggtaTGAGCAGCTTAAGCTACTTAGATCTCGGAGCCAAACTGGGCCCAAGTCCCAGCCAACTGGGAAGACGAAGACCCAAGTGCCTGTTAATTTTGCTTTGAACGAGGAATCGAAGAAACAGAATAAAAGATTCCTCTATATCTGTGTAACATAACCATTGAGAATTTTTCACCCTGGTACCTACAACCAATTTAttaatttatggacaatttaataagtgtgacaataaatttgttgtGATAGTGgtaaaattttatatttttaaaattaataaaatgatTACTTCAATAACTATGCATTTTACCACAACCCACAACGATTGATGTCAAATCTGTAATTTTTATTCTATTTGTAATAATTATTCTACCTAAATTGATATTAATTTATGAACAATTTGCTGACTGAGTCCCAGCCAACTAGGAAGACGAAGACGCAAGTGCCTGTAAGCCTGTTATATTAATTTTGTATCAGACCGATGAACATAGCTAATTGCATGCATCTATACTAGTGAAAATTGGTGGTGGGGATTGTTATATTAAAGTCATGTCCTTTCAAGGCATATTGGGGAGCAGACTAGCTAATTCCCAGTCAACTGGGGAAGACGAAGTCCCGAATGCCTGTTGATTTTGATTCGAGGAATCAAAGAAACAGAATGAAAGATTCCTCTTTAACTGTGTTTTGTGATGGAAAAAAGATCCAACGTTAAAAAGTCTAGGAAATCTAGAAACTGGCTCGATTTGGGAAGACTTAGCCTACGTTCGAACCCTACTGTGAAGATCTAAGATTATCATATGTACATTAAAAAAGGGAGAGTTCCCTACTATAAAAGCAGGGGAGAGGAGCTGCAAGTCTTCGATCACCCAAACTTCAAGCTCTGCTCCTAGCTTGTAGCAGGAGACTCTTCAACTCTAGCCATCGACCATTCCAAGGTTTCTTTTCTTAGTTAAAGGTCAGCTCTCCCAATATCTCCTCTCTAGAATTATCGTACCAATTAAAAATGCGCTATTGAAATGTTTCAATTTTCTTTCCGAATTTTATTTGAAGGATTACTGTTTTCAGTTTTGCTGGTGTTTTCTTCTACCTAGTTTCAATTTATGTACGTAAATTCGATAACACATGCTCAATactcactacaaaaaagaacgGTCCTTTTCGACCAAATTTTTCCAGTGGAAACTAATCTTGGTCGGAAGTAAAATTATTTCCGACATAAATTATTGTCCGTATGGAATATGTTTTTGGAATGACCTTTATTTCTAACGGCCAACGATCTCTCAGAAAAAGTATAGATTTAGGTAAAAAATAATGCTATTTTAGCGGGAAACCTCCCCGCTAATTACTTTTCTGaccactcttttttttttttttttgagagaaggaCGTCAAGCCTTTTAATAATCAAAAGTAGGTAATTACAATTCATGACCTGCCCGTAAGGGCCACGTCAAAATCAAGCCATGCTAGGCTACCATACAGCAACCTAAATGTAAATCCCTAGGAATACGCACTAGTAACCAAAGTAACCAAGACAATGTTAGGAATAAAGAAGAAAACCATCCTAACATATCTAGAGAGTAACCAGAAACCCCCTGCGGAGAGGGGACTCCCCCAGGATCCCAAAAGCGAGCCCAATGGTGAATGGGCCTAATAATCACAGCCCGCAACAGGACCATTAGAGACAAAGCAAAGGCCCAAACCACAGTGATCCAAGCCTGGCATaatttgctctgggcacccaaacaGGCTGTACCTTGCCGCCACCCAGTACTCTGCGCCGCCGCATCCTCAGCATCCAACCACTCGGACCCACCACTCCACCTCTGTAGGGCGTCGCCGAGTACTGGAAGTCCCAGAACCATCAAGATAGGCCTGAAAACCGCAACATAGCCCAGTGCAGTTGCACCAGAGCCGCTTCCCCGCTCCACCAAACTACAACCCCGCGCCGCCGACGTAGCCTGACAGATTCTCGATCGGGAATCCCACCGCCAAAGGATCCGATCGAGGGACCTCCAACAAAACCCTACAAAGCCCAGACGCTGCCCCGCTGCCTCTATCCACCAGAAGCTACAACGCGGACGCCGGGAAGGGTCAGACCGTTCCATACATCGCCGGAACAACTCAGAGGCAATCTCGCTACAACCCAAATCTCTCTGCCAAACCAAAGATTGTCGTGGAGTCCACCCCACGGATCCGGGATCCCAAAGTCTATTTGGATCCACCAATACATGGAGTAGTATCCTCCATATGCAACCTACCGCAGTACAAGCCACAGCCTGCCAATTAGTGGTGATGAAAACCCATCGATGAATCGACGAGATTCGGGTGCAACAACCATGAGGTTGGACAGAGGAGATCCACGAGTTTGGAGAACTCGACAGCCAGGTACCATGAGCACCATCATTGATCGGAAGCCGCAACCCTAGGGTTGGAAGCCGCCGTAGagaagagagagcgagagccGGCATCACTTCCAAAAAAGTACCTATGGTGATCATATTCTTAAAAGCATCATCTCCAAAATATGAATATTCCTATACTTTTGGCTTTAAAAGTTTGAAAAATTTAAtaaatgtaaaagtaaaatgagaattggaattggtctactcatttcatttcatagtccctttatatagggagagaattgctatttgctctgagcgtgctgataacgtgtaaaagtaaaatgagaattggaattggtctttTTCTGACCACTCTTGATATATTGTTAAAAAATAATGGGTCATTTTttgttaagatttttttttttcgttggaaAGTATATGCAATATTTCCGACCAAAACACTCACCGTTAGaaatacaaagaaaaaaaaaatattgtattTTTTCCTTTGATTTCTTCCTTTTGACTTGGTTATGACCCTTACTTGGATGCCTAGCAGACATTGACAAAATTAttacaaaaaataattttttatttttaagacccTTCTATTGATATTTTATTGAAACTTCATTAATATTATGTTCTTAAATGCTGAACTTAACTAGCTTACTTCATAAAATCCTAATTCTTAGCAATTTATTTGAATTATATGCATctaatctttttttctttgatcaaaTTATATgctatccttttctttttcaccACATTATGTGCATCTAATCTAGTCAGTTCTACGGCTTGGTTTCTCTCCCATGGCGGCCGATGCCGGCCCGTCCTCTAAGTGGAGGTTTTCTCTCCACACTCTATGGCCTATCAACAGCCCTCCAATTCGGATTTGCTTCGATGAATTCCCAATTAAGTCAACCCCTCTGTCGGACTCAAGTGATCAAAAATGACCTTCTGGCTTCTCAGTATTGGCGGAGAGGGTGGACTGGAATTAGGGAGGCGGCCTTGGTGGAGATGGAGAGGGATGCGTTAGCAGCAACATCTACAGTTTTGGGTCGGATCCGACCACGACGAGCAAGGCTTAAAACCTATAGTGATCGACATCCATGGATTGCAATGCATGCGATGTCTGGATTTGGGGTCAACCCGGTAGAGGTGGCAGCGATCCGATCTGCAGGTGCGGTGGTAGTCCGGTCTGCAAGCGTGGAGGTGAGCCGTATGGCTGCCAAGCAACTTCGCTCCAGGCCAGGATGTACTTACCATACTCAGTGGAGGAAGGTGAGAGTCCTGATGGGCATTTGTGTCGGTGCGCAGGCTGTGGCCGGTGTAGTTGATGACAGTGTACAAAGGACGGCGGTGGTAGGAGCCATGAAGGGGTTTGGTGCAGAACAAGGGGTGCCCAGATCAATTGGGAGACCCACCAATTGGCGGCCTAATCTagcttgggtgcccaaatcaatcgGGCGACCCATATCACTTTGGTGGCCCAGATCAGATGGATGGCCCAAATCAACTCTGAAACCCAATTCAGTTGGGGAATTTTGGGTGTCCCAAATTTTTGAAACTGTTCCTTGGATTAGGGCCCTTTTGTGGACCGGAATAGGGGATCCTAATTCTCTtgggtttcgtatttgggatcctggttGTTTGATCAAACAACACTGTTTATGTCCGATGCATGCGGTACTAGAGTCTTCCAAACCTCCGAGCCCAACTGTTTATGGGAAAGGAGAAAATTTCAgtttctttattttctgtacTTTGCCTAATTACTATGCTATTTTCATAGTTTTTAGGCTcgctttaaataagtgagcactggttgtctaatgagtggtgctagcataccacgtcctaaacttgcccttgagttggcaagggaaggtatgatTACTTTGGTTCAAAAATCTAGTCAGttatagcatttttttttttttttaatcaaaattcttgattttaattttgggcCTTAGAAGTATATATATGGCGTGGAGAAATTTTATGGTACATACATGTAACTCACACACACATTTATagatgtgacaacaaatttgttgtcactgtGATGACATGAGTTCTTTTTATATGTTAATCTGTTATATTAGAGGTAATTACTCCACTTACAGTTTTATTTAttgtgcaagtttttttttttggtcaaatagcTCATTCATTAAAAGAGAAACAAATTACAAATGTTAATGTGCATAAGGAAGCAAAAGTCCTAAGCTTAGAGGCCCAAAAGACAAAAGCTTGATTAACCAACAtcagacaaaaaagaaaacaaaccgaggcccaaaagcccaacaacaaccaaaatcaaCCCTAGATCTAAAACCACATAGAGCTGCCACAGAGAAACCAGCCGCCATGGCTGCTGACCACGAAGCTGCAAAGAGAGAGGCATCGACCAAAGCTTCACTTCCAGAGGCCAGAGGTTTGTCCACCATCATTCTCCATACTTGAATAGTCTGCAAAAGAAGGAAAGAGGTGCCAAAGGACATGAAAACGGCAGTCGTGGTGGTGGAGACCACCGAGCAACACAACGCCACTGGTCCGGTGACGTCCACAAACATTCGTGGAGTACCGGTTCGGCAGCTATTCGTAGGTGTAGAGTTAGGTGTAGATACCCAGGTCGAGGCCGAGTGTGAGGGATTgtggaaaaaagagaaagagatgggATAGAACATGAGAGGTGGATCTGTAAGAGGGTGAGAGAAGTGGAAGTAAATCTGGGTAATTGAAGAAGAATTGGGCTGGAACAAAGAAAACTATAATGAAACTGAGACATAAAGTCTCAGATCTGAGACAAAACTCAGGGAAAACACACCACAGAGGGTGGAGACACACCACATAGGGTGGAGAAGCTGTTGGCCGACTCTCAAAACTGTAGAGAGTTTGGGGGCAGCGGGAGTGAACATATTTGTTGTCAATATTGTAAATTgatttaattatatgtaaatagtatAAAATGAATGTACGTACGTAGAAAATTTGGTTTAAAATAATTGTAATTCTGATTCAATTAGACATAAAATGAATGTATGATAAACATTGATATACAAGTGGTCGTGACAAATTGAAATAATAAGACTTTGCATTAGAGTTTATAAGAGTTTGAACCTCTCCAATCCCCACCTATTCCCAATTGATGTttttatgtctttttttttttaatttttttttttcaatactgCACTTATAACTTGCTTAACCACTTGAAATGTGAACAAATTTGgactaaaataaaaatattgcTTTTTGTAGTGAGCCAGAATTTGGGATTTGTAGTCGGCTTTATCTATCACAAGCAAAAATGGGAGAGTCCCATAAGAAGAAGCATAATGAACAGTTGAAATCATTCAAGGATGACCCAGACGTGAAATTCCTTGTCAACAACATAAGAATACGTGCTGAGGCTGTCAACAACGTAAGTAAGAAGGAGGGTTTTTCTATAGCTTTTCTGAAAGAAGTGACGACATTTGTTTCCTACATGAATGGCCAAGCTGCCTCTGTAATCTTGACATGCGAACATGATATATCAACTAGCAACAAGAGCTTTAAGTTGGTTGTCAATGAGTACTTGAGCAATAGTGAGCAGCTGCTGGATTTCTGTTCCGCATTGGATAAGTTCGTGAAGTTAGCTCGGGATGGTCATTCATATACACAATATGTGGTTCAACAGTACTTTGAAAACAAGATGGAAACTGAGTACTGCCTGAAgattttggagaaattgaagAATCTCAAGTCCTCTGATGACATCCATGCTAATTCTGCTGAAAGCTTGCACTGTTAGGAACCTAAGTGTTAGAATTCTCATTTCCTAGTTACTTATTATTACTCAGGACACCCATGGCACTTGTTTTGACACCCAAACGAGTTTATCCTCCAGCTGTACTAGTTGTACCCTCTCCAGCTATCCTGCTTTAGCCTTTAAGTATTGTAATGACTGCCATATTTGGATATCAATGAAAAATCATCTTTTATCGTCTTATTTTCTTTAGCTTTCCTTTAATTCATTTCCTTTGTGATGTCGTTCCATGGCTTCGATCCCGGGGATCGTAACAACTGGTATCAAAGCCCGCACTTGGGGCCTTTCCCGGCGAGTCCGGCGGCTTACGGCGGTGGGATTTCCGGCAGGTATTACAGCTCTCCTTATCATTCTTACGGTAGCTCTACCCGTGAGTCTACCCAATTTTCATCGCAACCAAACCCCTACCCACCATTACAACTCAACCCTTTTGCAACCATCATCAATGGCCACTTACTCCCTCATCAATTTCCGTGTGTTCCTCAGACTCACTCACAGTTCTTCCCTCCTCCATATTTGCAACCGATTCATCCTATTGCTCAACAGCCACTCACCATCACTCCTCGATGTCCATCAATCCCTCATTCTAATCCAAATCCATGGATATATCCTCCAATTTCACAAAGCCTATGTTATGAGCCTCATTCTCAGTCCGTCACCACCAAATCCATGACTACAACACCTATTTACCATTCTCCTCCTCCACCTCTCACTTGTGAGCAACCACATACAATTGCAGATCCAAAACCACTCTGTCCCATACCCGAGTACGACCGAATTTCTCTTGAAACTAACCGGGTACATAATTGGGAGCTCCCAATTGTTGATTCTGGTTGTTACTCTTTCACACCAGAGCCTATGGCCAAGCTTAAGGGGGTTGAGAAACCACAATCGCCACCACGAGGTTCCGGAGAATTGCAAGTTAACAAAGATCACACAGATGCTAAGCTGCGTGAGATGCAAAAATCTTTTAAGAGTTCGATGGATACCTTCATGTCTGAATTCAGGGAGGAGCTGCGGTTGTTAAGGGGTTCGTCGCAATCTCCGGTAATCCAAGTTGATAACACACCGAAGTTTGGGTCACAACCGGATCCTACGATTGCTACGTCTCTTACAGCGTCGGGGAAGCCATCATCGTCAACTATCGCTACAGCTGGAGGTAGTATTCGAATCTCGGAACCAAATTTTAATCTATCACCTCATGAAGCAATATTGGAATTGAATAATGATGGATCTGTTGTGGTGGTATCTGGAAGTAGCAGTGAAGATAATATTGATGTTGGTATGACTGAAAAACTTGTGTTAAATGTTGATAAAAATATTGTTGGAAGTGCTACTGGAGTGAAATTGTCTGATAGTCACGGTAGTGATGTTGCCAACAGTATAGTGTGGAGGAATGATGCTCAAACTCAACATACTAGCTTTAGAAATGGGTCTTCTGCAGGGTATGGAGAATTGGGATCTCATAATCATAATTTAGTTGGAAGTCTAAGAGTTGATTTCCATGAGAGAGATGAAAAAGAacttgaagatgaagatggtgaagatgatAATGAGGATGAAGGGGAAAATGATGGTGCAGAGAGTTATGGAGACGGTTCTTTGAGTTATAGTGATGATTCTCAGAGTGTTGATGGGCAGATTGTGACAGATTCAAATGAAGAAGTGGTTATTGATGAAGAAGGAAGCAGACTATGCATTAAAAAAGAGGCATTGCTTGGAGACTCTGACTTTATTCATGACAAAGACCACATGCTTGAAGATCATAAGCAAAGTATAATTGTGACTGATTTTCCCCAATTATTGTGGGATGAGGGAAACTTTTCTCAGGTAACGATTCTCAATCCTAAATTGGAAGCCACTTTGTTGAATCGAAACTTGGTTGAATCATTTGCGACAATAGCGGTGTCAATGCTTGATTTCTCTAAGCATGCAAGCAAACACAAGACCATTGATTTTGAGCAGTTCATATTGTATCATT is a genomic window containing:
- the LOC133736402 gene encoding probable CoA ligase CCL6 isoform X2, with the protein product MEWIYVILHIYGQACNSHAITYVPLYDTLGANAVEFIINHAEVPIALVQENKIPAIISCLPNCSTPLKTIVSFTNVHKCF